A genomic segment from Fusarium fujikuroi IMI 58289 draft genome, chromosome FFUJ_chr04 encodes:
- a CDS encoding related to chromokinesin Xkid produces the protein MSVRVVSRIRPLLEKERECDIIVRADTADSGKPNTIVKIPNPKNEAEEFSFAFNGVYDRSTTQEELFTAEVAPHVKSLFQGYDVTIFAYGVTGTGKTHTMRGGMKLADRGVIPRMLSNVFRRGKKIMKDSRGETDVQVLLSYYEIYNDKVFDLLEPPEKRTPTGLPLRAEANGKTIVVGLSERACEDLKDFEKLYIEANNNRVTAATKLNAHSSRSHAILRVKLIQTTSEMVRESTASAIDLAGSEDNRRTDNGKERLVESAAINKSLFVLSQCIDAIGRGDKRIPYRESKMTRILSLGQNNGITVMILNLSPLRSYHLDTLSSLNVSSRAKRIEVREIENEIVYKQVPRANSGLAGSNVQRQPLRPLANLTNVHNGNVAAKAADKAADANKPVKAFSVYTDKSKPAAPVSRPLVSSNIARRVNPVKRQSENDAAMRPSKISRPAAPASVTVSAAQIEAMVEKKVSEILAARVAAEKESQPQPTVHPEISDAVQRRLEALERRIDSDEWRDDSKSEGLRFLLAARQHKERGEDEIALKMYERALPYFPGQAKLLNKIERLRSRLNGNAPAPSPRRETPRSEHKKRRLVYDDADGDYETAEADVDEEGFAHRASKPKSRKLKVKALATKSILSGDDEGPASPRTQHLLDIVNSRDLDQIRSLVGFGAKKARDLVDYLELVNDDEAGGRIDSLAQLRTVPGMGSRTVERAYDGLVV, from the exons ATGAGTGTGAGAGTGGTCTCCAGGATAAGACCGCTGCTGGAAAAGGAGCGCGAATGTGACATTATCGTTCGAGCCGATACCGCGGATTCTGGCAAGCCAAACACGATCGTCAAGATTCCCAACCCCAAAAACGAGGCTGAGGAGTTCTCATTCGCATTCAATGGCGTGTACGACCGATCTACGACTCAAGAGGAATTGTTTACTGCTGAAG TGGCGCCGCACGTCAAGTCTCTCTTCCAGGGATACGATGTCACAATATTCGCCTATGGTGTCACCGGTACCGGTAAAACGCACACGATGCGAGGCGGAATGAAGCTGGCAGACCGCGGGGTGATTCCTCGGATGCTCAGCAACGTCTTTCGAAggggcaagaagatcatgaagGATTCTCGTGGTGAGACAGATGTGCAGGTTTTGCTGTCCTACTATGAGATCTATAACGACAAGGTGTTTGATCTCCTCGAGCCACCCGAGAAGCGGACGCCAACCGGTCTGCCACTACGAGCTGAGGCCAATGGCAAGACTATCGTTGTCGGTCTGTCAGAAAGAGCTTGCGAAGACCTCAAGGATTTTGAGAAGCTATATATCGAAGCCAACAACAACCGTGTCACGGCAGCTACCAAGCTCAATGCCCACAGTAGCCGCAGCCATGCTATCCTACGGGTCAAGCTGATTCAAACGACTTCGGAGATGGTCAGGGAGAGCACTGCATCCGCCATCGACTTGGCCGGGTCTGAAGACAACCGCCGAACCGACAACGGAAAGGAGAGATTGGTGGAATCTGCGGCCATCAACAAGAGTCTCTTTGTCCTGAGCCAGTGCATCGATGCTATCGGCCGCGGTGACAAGAGGATACCCTACCGGGAGTCCAAGATGACTCGAATTCTGTCACTGGGCCAGAACAATGGAATCACTGTCATGATCTTAAATCTGTCCCCTCTGCGAAGTTATCACCTCGACACCCTCAGCAGTCTCAACGTCAGCTCTCGAGCGAAAAGGATTGAGGTTAGGGAGATTGAGAATGAGATTGTGTACAAGCAAGTTCCTAGGGCAAACTCGGGTCTCGCAGGTTCCAATGTCCAGCGTCAACCTCTTCGGCCACTTGCCAATCTCACCAATGTGCACAACGGTAATGTTGCTGCCAAGGCCGCTGACAAGGCTGCCGATGCCAATAAGCCCGTCAAGGCCTTCAGCGTCTACACTGACAAGTCCAAGCCAGCAGCACCTGTCAGCCGTCCCCTAGTGAGCTCCAATATCGCCCGTCGAGTCAATCCAGTCAAGCGGCAGTCTGAAAATGATGCTGCTATGAGACCTAGTAAGATCTCAAGACCTGCAGCTCCAGCATCTGTTACGGTTTCCGCTGCTCAAATTGAAGCCatggttgagaagaaggtcagTGAGATCCTTGCTGCTCGAGTTGCAGCTGAAAAGGAATCTCAGCCACAACCAACGGTCCATCCTGAAATCAGCGATGCTGTGCAAAGGCGATTGGAGGCTCTCGAGCGGCGGATTGACAGCGATGAATGGCGAGATGATTCCAAGTCGGAGGGTTTGAGGTTCCTCCTGGCTGCTCGCCAACACAAGGAGCGtggcgaggatgagatcGCGCTCAAGATGTACGAGAGAGCTTTGCCCTACTTTCCTGGACAAGCAAAGCTGCTCAACAAAATTGAAAGACTGCGATCGCGGTTAAACGGGAACGCTCCCGCTCCTTCTCCTCGCCGGGAAACTCCTCGTTCGGAGCACAAGAAACGAAGGCTCGTCTACGATGATGCAGACGGTGATTATGAGACTGCCGAGGCAGACGTTGATGAGGAAGGGTTTGCTCACCGTGCCTCAAAGCCCAAGTCTCGAAAGCTCAAGGTTAAGGCTCTTGCCACCAAGTCCATCCTTtcaggtgatgatgaaggtcCCGCATCGCCTCGaactcagcatcttctcgatATTGTCAACTCACGCGACCTCGATCAGATCCGGAGCCTAGTCGGCTTCGGTGCAAAGAAAGCCCGTGACCTGGTTGACTATCTTGAGCTCGTCAACGATGACGAGGCTGGTGGCCGTATCGACAGTCTTGCGCAGCTGAGGACTGTTCCAGGTATGGGAAGCCGAACCGTGGAGAGAGCTTATGACGGACTTGTTGTTTGA
- a CDS encoding probable Altered inheritance of mitochondria protein 24, mitochondrial, which translates to MRGQLPLTRAARGLWLRALPSYTCTQCRSIQISAAPSTEAPKVGADAFGALEARDPADARFEVLGSPYSLLSVTLSASQKLYTRRGTLVAVAGKPENAQSTLSVLNPITRAFLGVPFLYQRISATTPITALISTKSPTTTFTVLHLDGTTDWMISQRNALLAWTGHTLAPSARIQSSLTLAHWGNTLLTGRGLAALSAPGQIYELALKEGEEFVAHPGSVVAYSISRHPPQPFRFKSNSLRLQVPSLSRWISEPEWVKTVRNSEVWKYLARAFYSMRTATRRTIWGDRLFLQFHGPTKILMSSRGVRASDVLTNKQVNEIADAQPGVLAEALDLENKPKLTDGTETKPDPVKAVEPEVEDKSVTGIHVATVEKDGKVKFEDNKDLKEFIR; encoded by the exons ATGCGAGGCCAATTGCCCTTGACGAGAGCGGCGCGAGGACTCTGGCTGCGGGCATTGCCCTCGTATACTTGCACTCAGTGCAGGAGTATTCAGATCAGCGCTGCGCCGAGCACTGAAGCGCCAAAGGTTGGAGCCGATGCCTTTGGAGCTCTCGAGGCAAGGGATCCCGCGG ATGCTCGATTCGAGGTTCTCGGCTCACCATATTCGCTCCTTTCTGTGACCTTGTCGGCATCGCAGAAGCTCTATACTCGGAGGGGTACCTTGGTTGCTGTAGCCGGCAAGCCTGAAAAT GCCCAGTCCACTCTCTCGGTCCTCAACCCGATCACACGAGCCTTTCTCGGCGTTCCCTTTCTCTACCAGCGCATCTCAGCCACGACGCCCATCACGGCCTTGATATCGACGAAATCACCGACAACCACTTTTACAGTCCTCCACCTTGACGGAACTACAGATTGGATGATCTCACAGAGAAACGCACTGTTGGCTTGGACAGGTCACACTCTTGCGCCCTCGGCGCGCATTCAGAGCAGCCTCACACTGGCCCATTGGGGCAACACGCTCCTAACGGGACGAGGTCTTGCCGCTCTATCGGCACCAGGGCAAATCTACGAGCTCGCTCTcaaggagggagaggagtTTGTCGCACACCCCGGAAGTGTTGTCGCCTATTCAATCAGCCGACATCCGCCACAGCCTTTCCGCTTTAAGAGCAACAGCCTACGACTCCAGGTGCCCTCGCTATCGAGATGGATCTCAGAGCCTGAGTGGGTGAAGACTGTGCGTAACTCGGAGGTATGGAAGTACCTTGCAAGAGCCTTCTACAGCATGCGAACCGCTACTCGACGAACCATCTGGGGCGATCGTCTTTTCCTCCAATTCCATGGTCCCACAAAGATCCTCATGTCTAGCCGAGGAGTGCGCGCTTCAGACGTTCTCACTAACAAGCAAGTAAATGAGATTGCCGATGCGCAGCCCGGTGTTCTGGCAGAAGCTCTCGACCTAGAGAATAAGCCCAAGCTGACTGACGGTACCGAGACCAAGCCTGACCCTGTCAAAGCTGTTGAGCCAGAAGTGGAAGATAAGTCAGTGACGGGAATTCACGTTGCCAcagttgagaaggatggcaaggTGAAATTTGAGGACAACAAGGATCTCAAAGAGTTCATACGATGA